The following proteins are encoded in a genomic region of Paenibacillus sp. FSL R7-0273:
- the iolB gene encoding 5-deoxy-glucuronate isomerase, whose translation MSDYLVRAGTPGKDGLVAAVSKESAGWKYVGFEVYQLKAGDTLIRDTEDNEVCLVLLSGKADVKADLQEFSGIGERMSVFENIPPYAVYVPAGGRYEVTALTELELGVCLAPGTGKYPARLIAPSETAAEARGYGSMSRRVVNILPESSEAESLLVVEVRTDGGNWSSYPPHKHDRDHLPEESYLEETYYHRVNPGHGFVVQRVYNDDRSLDETMAVPDRSIVLVPEGYHPVSAPPGYDSYYLNVMAGPVRTWVFHNDPEHEWLFRPGGDNRGAQEE comes from the coding sequence ATGTCGGACTATTTAGTCAGAGCCGGTACACCCGGCAAGGATGGGCTTGTTGCAGCAGTCAGCAAGGAGAGTGCCGGCTGGAAATACGTAGGTTTTGAGGTCTATCAGCTGAAGGCCGGTGATACGCTTATCCGCGATACAGAAGACAATGAGGTCTGTCTGGTGCTGCTGTCGGGTAAGGCTGATGTCAAAGCAGACTTGCAGGAGTTCTCTGGAATCGGAGAGCGCATGTCTGTTTTTGAAAATATACCGCCCTATGCGGTCTATGTTCCGGCAGGCGGGCGGTATGAGGTTACAGCCTTAACGGAGCTGGAGCTCGGTGTCTGTCTTGCCCCCGGCACAGGTAAATATCCGGCCCGGCTGATCGCGCCGTCGGAAACGGCGGCTGAGGCCCGCGGTTACGGCAGCATGTCACGCCGCGTGGTTAATATTCTGCCGGAGAGCAGTGAGGCCGAAAGCCTGCTGGTCGTTGAGGTGCGCACGGACGGCGGCAACTGGTCCAGCTATCCGCCGCATAAGCATGACCGGGATCATCTGCCGGAAGAGTCCTATCTGGAGGAGACCTATTACCACCGCGTCAATCCGGGTCACGGCTTCGTCGTACAGCGGGTATACAACGATGACCGCAGTCTCGATGAGACTATGGCCGTGCCCGACCGCAGCATTGTGCTGGTTCCGGAGGGCTACCATCCGGTGTCGGCGCCGCCGGGCTACGATTCCTATTATCTTAATGTGATGGCCGGTCCGGTCCGTACCTGGGTATTCCATAACGATCCCGAGCATGAGTGGCTGTTCAGACCGGGCGGGGACAATCGCGGCGCTCAAGAGGAATGA
- a CDS encoding alpha-mannosidase has protein sequence MFLTEEKLIRRQAEVGKHRYIKVTELAELELAEDEDGKNGVCPESVVFDGIIRLNEQWSGRDRYVWLRATAVLPEKKAGFKLAGRFDFGKSGGFNNSGFESLLFVNGSPYQGVDTNHQEVIFGDELGGRAVELVFRLWSGLEGGGAPRIQEHRISEAMIGYLDERIDDLFYMSQAAIDTFRYLNRDQPEKQWLKQALDAAFRGIDWTEPGSEGHISSMYRAGASLNEAVEAMPKTFDVTLTMLGHTHIDVAWLWQLKHTREKAARSFSTVLRLMQEYPEYQFMQSQPQLYAYLEQDYPELFGQIRERIKEGRWEPEGAMWLESDCNIPSGESLVRQILAGKRYFRERFGIESKYLWLPDVFGYSWALPQILRKSGIDTFMTTKISWNQSNRMPHDTFWWRGMDGSEILTHFITTSEKDGAAYTYNGRMTAGLLRGIWNSYQDKEINDHLLFAYGWGDGGGGPTRDMLELRRRFDKLPGIPKLKPGSAGEYFDGLHERIENTDAYVHTWNGELYLECHRGTYTSQASNKKYNRRLELLLRDAEWLHTLAGVSRGDLAAAYPAAELDGIWEILLRNQFHDIIPGSSIKEVYQDSDLEYAEGEARALALLSGAGAAEEDSVADSGGSYFTLLSSSSWEGAQLLELPGDAADTGVILDAAGQLLEQQRTADGGWLVYVPAVPAFGTAVLQCGTEPAGAGSAEEACPLAEVSDGRLTTPLIEAAWNGQGHFTSLRDRRSGRELLEPGQRGNVLQVFEDKPLDFEAWDIDIFYQEKMTEVSQLTECKVTENGPLRTVLHMAWTYNRSVITQDIIFYRDTARIDFRTEMDWQGHNQLLKAAFPVDVHALEATYDIQFGNVRRPTHWNTSWDYARFESVGHQWADVSEQGFGVALLNDCKYGYDIKDSVLRLTLLKSAVHPNPEQDQGHHAFTYALYPHEGDFIRGRVVQEAWELNNPLRTIPGRLDLDSLFSITGGHVLVDAVKRAEDGDGVVLRLHEYGGARSEVRVESGYSIAAWQECSLMEEPEGEWQERELAFQIRPYEIRTFRIRMGR, from the coding sequence TTGTTTTTGACAGAGGAAAAGCTGATCCGCCGTCAGGCGGAGGTTGGAAAGCACAGATATATCAAGGTAACCGAGCTTGCGGAGCTGGAGCTGGCAGAGGACGAGGACGGGAAGAACGGTGTGTGTCCGGAAAGTGTTGTCTTTGACGGGATTATCCGGCTGAATGAGCAGTGGAGCGGGCGGGACCGTTATGTCTGGCTGCGGGCAACAGCGGTGCTGCCTGAGAAAAAAGCAGGCTTCAAGCTGGCCGGCAGATTTGATTTCGGTAAATCCGGGGGCTTCAATAACTCCGGGTTTGAATCGCTGCTGTTTGTAAACGGTTCACCGTATCAGGGTGTGGATACGAACCACCAGGAGGTTATTTTTGGCGATGAATTAGGCGGCAGGGCGGTGGAGCTTGTGTTCCGGCTGTGGTCCGGCCTTGAGGGCGGGGGAGCACCGAGGATACAGGAGCACAGGATCAGCGAGGCGATGATAGGCTATCTGGATGAACGGATTGATGATCTGTTCTATATGTCCCAGGCGGCGATTGATACGTTCCGTTATTTGAACCGGGACCAGCCTGAGAAGCAGTGGCTGAAGCAGGCGCTGGATGCCGCGTTCCGCGGGATTGACTGGACGGAGCCCGGCTCTGAGGGGCATATCAGCTCCATGTACCGGGCAGGCGCGAGCCTGAACGAAGCGGTGGAGGCGATGCCGAAGACCTTTGATGTGACGCTTACGATGCTTGGACATACGCATATCGATGTCGCCTGGCTGTGGCAGCTGAAGCATACCCGGGAAAAAGCGGCCCGTTCCTTCTCGACCGTCCTGCGGCTGATGCAGGAATATCCGGAATACCAGTTCATGCAGTCACAGCCGCAGCTGTATGCGTATCTGGAGCAGGATTACCCCGAGCTGTTCGGGCAGATCAGGGAGCGGATCAAGGAGGGGCGCTGGGAGCCGGAGGGGGCCATGTGGCTGGAGTCGGACTGCAATATTCCATCCGGCGAATCGTTAGTCCGTCAGATTCTGGCCGGCAAACGTTACTTCCGGGAGCGGTTCGGCATCGAGAGCAAATATCTGTGGCTGCCGGACGTGTTCGGTTACAGCTGGGCGCTGCCGCAGATTCTGCGCAAGTCAGGCATAGATACCTTTATGACAACCAAAATCAGCTGGAACCAGTCCAACCGGATGCCGCATGATACGTTCTGGTGGCGCGGGATGGACGGGTCTGAAATATTGACTCATTTTATCACGACCTCGGAAAAAGACGGCGCTGCCTACACCTACAACGGCCGGATGACAGCAGGGCTGCTGCGCGGCATCTGGAACTCGTATCAGGATAAGGAGATCAACGACCATCTGCTGTTTGCGTACGGCTGGGGTGACGGGGGCGGCGGGCCGACGCGGGATATGCTGGAGCTCCGCCGGCGCTTCGATAAGCTTCCGGGTATTCCTAAGCTTAAGCCTGGCAGCGCAGGTGAATATTTTGACGGGCTGCATGAGCGGATTGAGAATACAGATGCCTATGTGCATACCTGGAACGGCGAGCTGTATCTTGAATGCCACCGGGGAACCTACACCTCCCAGGCCAGCAATAAAAAATACAACCGCCGCCTGGAGCTGCTCCTGCGTGATGCGGAATGGCTGCATACGCTGGCCGGCGTGAGCCGCGGCGATCTGGCGGCGGCTTATCCCGCTGCCGAGCTGGACGGCATCTGGGAGATTCTGCTGCGCAACCAGTTCCATGACATTATCCCGGGTTCCTCGATCAAGGAGGTTTACCAGGACAGCGATCTGGAATATGCGGAGGGTGAGGCCCGTGCGCTGGCATTGCTGAGCGGAGCGGGTGCAGCGGAAGAGGACAGCGTGGCTGATAGCGGAGGCAGTTACTTCACGCTGCTGAGCAGCTCGTCCTGGGAAGGAGCGCAGCTGCTGGAGCTGCCGGGTGACGCCGCAGATACAGGCGTCATTCTGGATGCCGCCGGACAGCTGCTGGAGCAGCAGCGGACCGCAGACGGCGGCTGGCTGGTATATGTGCCCGCCGTACCGGCATTTGGTACGGCGGTGCTGCAGTGCGGGACGGAGCCGGCGGGTGCCGGCAGCGCAGAAGAGGCCTGCCCGCTGGCAGAGGTCAGCGATGGCCGGCTGACTACACCGCTGATTGAAGCGGCCTGGAACGGGCAGGGGCATTTTACCTCGCTGCGCGACCGCCGCAGCGGCCGGGAGCTGCTGGAGCCGGGACAGCGCGGCAATGTGCTTCAGGTGTTTGAAGACAAGCCGCTGGATTTTGAGGCCTGGGATATCGATATCTTTTATCAGGAGAAAATGACGGAAGTCTCGCAGCTTACAGAGTGCAAAGTAACAGAGAATGGTCCGCTGCGGACGGTGCTGCACATGGCGTGGACGTATAACCGCTCGGTTATTACGCAGGACATTATTTTTTACCGGGATACCGCACGGATTGATTTCCGGACGGAGATGGACTGGCAGGGGCATAACCAGCTGCTTAAGGCGGCTTTTCCGGTCGATGTCCATGCGCTTGAAGCAACCTACGATATCCAGTTCGGTAATGTCAGACGGCCGACTCACTGGAATACGAGCTGGGATTATGCCCGGTTCGAGAGCGTAGGCCACCAGTGGGCTGATGTCAGCGAGCAGGGTTTCGGCGTTGCGCTGCTCAATGACTGCAAATACGGCTATGACATCAAGGACAGCGTGCTGCGGCTGACGCTGCTGAAATCGGCGGTGCATCCTAATCCGGAGCAGGATCAGGGGCATCATGCTTTTACGTATGCGCTGTATCCGCATGAGGGGGATTTCATCAGGGGCCGGGTGGTACAGGAGGCCTGGGAGCTGAACAATCCGCTGCGTACCATTCCAGGCCGGCTGGACTTGGATTCACTGTTCTCCATTACAGGCGGGCATGTCCTGGTTGATGCCGTTAAGCGCGCAGAGGACGGGGATGGCGTAGTGCTGCGTCTGCATGAGTATGGGGGTGCCCGCAGTGAGGTGCGTGTTGAAAGCGGATATTCCATAGCCGCCTGGCAGGAATGCAGCCTGATGGAGGAGCCGGAGGGTGAGTGGCAGGAGCGGGAGCTTGCTTTTCAGATCAGACCTTATGAAATTAGAACGTTCAGAATTAGAATGGGCAGGTAA
- a CDS encoding glycoside hydrolase family 88/105 protein, giving the protein MTVQGYGQKPDKAEIISKLNKVSDKLLKLDRPDNEAELQNLGEDAGRRGYFARDFGMEEWDWPQGVGLYGLQKLDRHFADGRYSAYAKPWMSRQLEKGLPSCNINTTAPLLSLMELAEAEELSLEWVEWLMNGLPRTNEQGYQHVTTGADKSEVTLNENEIWIDTLFMAILFTAKMGVKYDKPEWRQTSLHQLLLHIKYLYDKKTGLFYHGWHFTGRHNFSEAFWCRGNGWFSLGLPEYLELMRPYLDEGVFTYLQQVLQAQAEALLACQGADGLWHTLLDDPDSYTETSGSAAIAAGVLHGVRRGLLPEEYAALALKTIQAVLDRIDEEGTVLGVSGGTPIGKAKEDYKGIIIAPMAYGQAMTLVALGEALHYC; this is encoded by the coding sequence ATGACTGTACAAGGATATGGACAAAAGCCGGATAAAGCGGAAATCATCAGCAAGCTGAACAAGGTATCGGATAAGCTGCTGAAGCTGGACCGTCCGGATAATGAGGCTGAGCTGCAGAATCTGGGGGAGGATGCCGGGCGGCGGGGGTATTTCGCCCGTGATTTCGGGATGGAGGAATGGGACTGGCCGCAGGGAGTCGGGCTGTACGGGCTGCAGAAGCTGGACCGGCATTTTGCAGACGGGCGTTACTCTGCCTATGCTAAGCCTTGGATGAGCCGTCAGCTGGAAAAAGGGCTGCCCAGCTGCAACATCAACACAACCGCGCCGCTGCTGTCGCTGATGGAGCTTGCGGAGGCGGAGGAGCTGAGCCTGGAATGGGTAGAGTGGCTGATGAACGGGCTGCCGCGCACCAACGAGCAGGGCTATCAGCATGTGACGACAGGTGCGGACAAGAGTGAAGTGACTCTTAATGAGAATGAAATCTGGATTGATACGCTGTTTATGGCTATTCTGTTCACGGCCAAGATGGGTGTAAAGTACGACAAGCCGGAGTGGCGGCAGACGTCACTGCATCAGCTGCTGCTACATATTAAATATTTGTATGACAAAAAAACCGGGCTCTTCTATCACGGCTGGCATTTCACCGGCCGGCATAATTTCAGCGAGGCCTTCTGGTGCCGCGGCAACGGCTGGTTCAGCCTCGGCCTGCCGGAATATTTGGAGCTGATGCGCCCCTATCTGGACGAGGGCGTCTTCACGTATCTGCAGCAGGTTCTGCAGGCCCAGGCCGAGGCACTGCTGGCCTGCCAGGGCGCAGACGGACTGTGGCATACGCTGCTGGACGATCCGGACAGCTATACGGAAACGTCCGGCTCAGCGGCTATAGCGGCCGGTGTTCTGCACGGCGTGCGCCGGGGGCTGCTGCCGGAGGAATATGCTGCACTGGCGCTCAAGACAATTCAGGCGGTGCTGGACCGGATCGATGAAGAGGGGACTGTGCTTGGCGTATCCGGCGGCACGCCGATCGGCAAGGCTAAGGAAGACTACAAAGGAATCATTATCGCTCCAATGGCCTACGGGCAGGCGATGACGCTGGTCGCGCTGGGCGAGGCTTTGCATTATTGCTGA
- a CDS encoding LacI family DNA-binding transcriptional regulator, whose translation MKPTIYDVAREAGVSIATVSKVLNNNGRISDKTREKVGRVMEELNYQPSLVASALTSRRTGTIGLMIPDIANPFFAETARGIEDYAQQQGSDLIVCSTDRDDEKAARYISLLLRKRVDGLIIASHTGQPDMIRRLLADRVPLVLFSAEIRSLESSSVTVDDYKGGYQATEYLLSLGHRRLGVISDNLPGSRLRVEGFLDALKAAGLPFDNPANLTHTSATLENGRKAAAAMLGQAEDLRPTAVFACNDLLAIGVLKEARSAGLSIPRDLSVVGFDNTVLAEICHPALTSIAQPLREMTEQAIILLNESIDNPAAPRRKIMLMPELVIRHSTGPVPG comes from the coding sequence ATGAAACCTACAATTTATGATGTGGCACGGGAAGCCGGCGTTTCCATCGCTACGGTGTCCAAGGTGCTTAATAATAATGGCAGGATCAGCGATAAGACGAGGGAGAAGGTAGGCCGGGTGATGGAGGAGCTTAATTACCAGCCGAGTCTGGTGGCCTCCGCGCTGACAAGCCGCCGTACAGGGACGATCGGGCTGATGATCCCGGATATTGCCAATCCTTTTTTTGCCGAGACGGCACGCGGAATTGAGGATTATGCCCAGCAGCAGGGGAGTGACCTGATCGTCTGCAGCACGGACCGCGACGATGAGAAGGCGGCCAGATACATCTCGCTTCTCCTGCGCAAAAGAGTGGACGGCCTGATCATTGCCTCGCATACAGGACAGCCGGATATGATCCGCCGGCTTTTGGCTGACCGGGTGCCTCTGGTGCTGTTCTCGGCGGAAATCCGCAGTCTGGAGAGCAGCAGCGTCACTGTGGATGATTACAAGGGCGGCTATCAGGCGACGGAGTATCTGCTGTCCCTGGGCCACCGCAGACTGGGGGTTATCTCTGATAATCTGCCGGGCAGCAGGCTGCGGGTGGAGGGCTTTCTTGATGCGCTGAAGGCTGCCGGTCTGCCTTTTGACAATCCGGCTAACCTTACGCACACATCGGCCACGCTGGAGAACGGCCGCAAAGCGGCTGCCGCCATGCTCGGCCAGGCAGAAGACTTGCGCCCGACGGCAGTGTTCGCCTGTAACGATCTGCTCGCCATCGGTGTTCTGAAGGAGGCGCGCAGCGCCGGCCTGTCCATCCCCCGCGACTTATCCGTTGTGGGCTTTGACAATACCGTGCTGGCGGAAATCTGCCACCCTGCGCTGACCAGCATCGCCCAGCCGCTGCGTGAGATGACAGAGCAGGCGATAATTCTGCTGAATGAATCGATCGACAACCCCGCCGCACCCAGACGCAAAATCATGCTGATGCCTGAGCTGGTGATCCGTCATTCGACCGGGCCTGTACCCGGCTGA
- a CDS encoding DUF4037 domain-containing protein: MDINTHVPVDRPHVTVNSLNLLPEMLKELKERLPGFAALEGVCGITLNGGCSRGYADEFSEIDLVFYLEAGQYTLWSGGQSPLPLGITRIGWYLYDIKAVSLEEELRKTWDSTALWDLSYARTLYDPEGQIAGLVRTKLAERPGRLQAEGLMFSCWWHYRLAGDIWLHRGDPVQGHAMLNTAAVQLIEALFIANREYVPHSKWLIHLSRTLPWTPAGWEEGLLKIMGTGDFSLESLSSRQAAISRYWNEIDAYLISRECPEYPLNIMHKTFYDLLNLLLAQDTLTVADWTARADLSMLSAEPFIRFTSVTGDQINIDKRKFLSIAPGDLYSWHASILSQLHTELGEG; encoded by the coding sequence ATGGATATTAATACTCATGTGCCTGTAGATAGACCCCATGTAACAGTAAACAGCCTTAATCTGCTCCCTGAGATGCTGAAGGAGCTAAAGGAGCGGCTTCCCGGGTTTGCCGCCCTGGAGGGAGTCTGCGGCATAACGCTGAACGGTGGATGCTCACGCGGATATGCCGATGAATTTTCGGAGATTGACCTGGTCTTTTATCTGGAGGCCGGACAATATACGCTGTGGTCCGGCGGGCAGTCTCCACTGCCGCTTGGTATAACCAGAATAGGCTGGTATCTCTATGACATCAAAGCCGTGAGCTTGGAGGAAGAGCTGCGGAAAACCTGGGACAGTACAGCCTTATGGGATTTGTCCTATGCCCGGACCCTGTATGACCCCGAAGGGCAAATCGCAGGGCTGGTCCGAACGAAGCTGGCCGAGCGGCCGGGGCGGCTGCAGGCTGAAGGGCTGATGTTCAGCTGCTGGTGGCATTACCGGCTGGCTGGCGACATCTGGCTTCACCGGGGAGATCCAGTTCAGGGCCACGCCATGCTGAATACAGCGGCAGTACAATTAATCGAAGCATTGTTCATTGCCAACCGTGAGTACGTGCCGCATTCAAAATGGCTGATCCATCTAAGCCGCACGCTGCCATGGACACCTGCCGGATGGGAGGAGGGCCTGCTGAAGATCATGGGTACCGGGGACTTTTCTTTAGAAAGTCTAAGTAGCCGGCAGGCCGCCATCTCCCGTTATTGGAATGAAATTGATGCTTATCTTATCAGCCGGGAATGCCCGGAATATCCGCTCAATATCATGCACAAAACCTTTTACGACCTACTGAATCTCCTGCTGGCCCAGGACACCCTAACTGTAGCGGACTGGACAGCCAGAGCAGACTTATCGATGCTGTCGGCAGAGCCCTTTATCCGCTTTACCTCAGTTACCGGAGACCAGATTAATATCGATAAAAGGAAGTTTCTGTCCATTGCCCCCGGTGATCTGTATTCCTGGCATGCTTCTATCCTGAGTCAGCTTCATACTGAGCTGGGTGAGGGCTAA
- a CDS encoding helix-turn-helix domain-containing protein: MLENGLLYEQGFSVNINTPGDPLFYYFDYDERSHNINMEFQHDHDFYEIHILMDSRATHVIDGKIHALRQYDIVLLRPYLLHMTQYPVGPPHKRLIINFAMPANISGLENAYKSMLLPFAEEIPIYRLTGEPRSAVFDPLNAIFTLSHSSSPLNPVLVHTLFQQFLCTLSQQQDKNSYVLEEAGSANAQKIYSITAYIHSNYSSELSLDSISRAFFISPYYLSHQFRIVTGSTLTEYIQTTRVRKAQHLLVHTRHKISGIAEQCGFTSFSQFNRIFNKLSGMSPSAFRKQQAVPGNAPALLSY; the protein is encoded by the coding sequence ATGCTTGAAAACGGCTTGTTATATGAGCAGGGATTCAGCGTTAACATTAACACTCCCGGTGACCCGCTTTTTTACTATTTTGACTATGATGAGCGGTCCCACAATATCAATATGGAGTTTCAGCATGACCATGATTTTTATGAGATTCATATTCTGATGGATTCCCGGGCTACTCATGTTATCGACGGTAAAATTCATGCCCTCCGGCAGTATGACATTGTTCTGCTCCGCCCCTATCTGCTGCATATGACCCAGTATCCGGTAGGGCCGCCGCATAAGCGGCTGATTATTAATTTTGCCATGCCCGCCAATATATCCGGTTTAGAGAACGCTTACAAAAGCATGCTGCTTCCCTTCGCTGAAGAGATTCCGATCTACCGTCTGACGGGTGAGCCGCGGAGTGCCGTTTTTGATCCGCTCAATGCCATTTTCACCCTGTCACACAGCAGCTCTCCGCTCAATCCGGTACTGGTTCACACGCTGTTTCAGCAGTTTCTGTGCACCCTGTCCCAGCAGCAGGATAAGAACAGCTATGTGCTGGAGGAAGCCGGCAGTGCCAACGCGCAAAAAATCTATTCCATCACCGCCTACATTCACAGCAATTACAGCAGCGAGCTGTCTTTGGATTCAATCTCCAGGGCGTTTTTCATCAGCCCGTATTACCTGTCGCATCAGTTCCGGATCGTCACCGGCTCCACCCTGACCGAGTATATTCAGACCACCCGGGTCCGTAAAGCCCAGCATCTGCTGGTCCATACCCGCCACAAAATCTCCGGCATTGCCGAGCAATGCGGCTTCACCAGCTTCTCGCAGTTTAACCGGATTTTTAATAAGCTGAGCGGCATGTCACCCTCCGCGTTCCGCAAGCAGCAGGCCGTTCCGGGGAATGCCCCGGCCCTGCTATCTTACTAA
- the iolC gene encoding 5-dehydro-2-deoxygluconokinase, whose translation MNDLQFDPARPLDLIAVGRLCIDLNANETGRPMEETMTFTKYVGGSPANIIIGTARLGMRTGFIGKLADDQMGRFIRSYLQKDGIDDSQVCVDRTGAVTGLAFTEIKSPQECSILMYRDNVADLLLNTEEISEDYIRQSKALLISGTALAQSPSREAVFLALEFARRHNVTVFFDLDYRPYTWKSAAETAVYYNLAAEKCDCIIGTREEFNMMENLYNVTDEDDEATAARWFSKQAKLVVIKHGGSGSIAYTADGRNHRSGIFPAKVLKTFGAGDSYASAFIHSLMQGHSVGEAMRRGSASASIVISRHSCSDAMPTLEELEAFLASNKEVAAGTR comes from the coding sequence ATGAACGATCTGCAGTTTGATCCCGCCCGTCCGCTAGATTTGATTGCCGTCGGCCGGCTCTGTATAGACCTGAATGCCAACGAAACCGGAAGACCTATGGAAGAGACCATGACGTTCACCAAATATGTAGGCGGCTCCCCGGCCAACATCATAATCGGCACAGCGCGGCTGGGCATGCGCACCGGCTTCATCGGCAAGCTGGCTGATGACCAGATGGGGCGGTTTATCCGGTCCTATCTGCAAAAGGACGGCATCGATGACAGTCAGGTATGCGTTGACCGTACCGGTGCGGTGACGGGGCTTGCTTTTACCGAAATCAAAAGCCCGCAGGAATGCAGCATTCTGATGTACCGCGATAACGTGGCGGATCTGCTGCTGAATACAGAGGAGATATCCGAGGATTATATCCGGCAGTCTAAGGCGCTGCTGATTTCCGGGACTGCACTGGCGCAAAGCCCTTCGCGTGAAGCGGTGTTTCTGGCGCTGGAATTTGCCCGCAGGCATAATGTCACTGTCTTTTTCGATCTGGATTACCGTCCGTATACCTGGAAATCTGCCGCTGAGACGGCTGTCTACTATAATCTGGCTGCGGAGAAATGCGACTGTATCATCGGCACCCGCGAGGAATTCAACATGATGGAGAATCTGTACAATGTGACGGATGAAGACGACGAAGCAACGGCAGCCCGTTGGTTCTCGAAGCAGGCGAAGCTGGTTGTCATCAAGCATGGCGGAAGCGGCTCAATTGCTTACACGGCAGACGGGCGGAATCACCGCAGCGGTATTTTCCCGGCCAAAGTGCTGAAGACCTTCGGTGCAGGCGATTCCTACGCTTCTGCTTTCATTCACAGTTTGATGCAGGGGCACAGTGTCGGTGAAGCTATGCGGCGGGGCAGTGCCTCCGCTTCGATTGTCATCTCGCGCCACAGCTGCTCGGATGCGATGCCGACCCTGGAGGAGCTGGAAGCCTTCCTGGCTTCGAATAAAGAGGTTGCTGCAGGCACCCGGTAA
- the iolG gene encoding inositol 2-dehydrogenase: protein MGNQVTAGIIGAGRIGRLHADNLRVMPSYKLKSISEAYLSEELLAWADSRGLGNVFTDGDDILNDPEIDAVFICTPTDTHASWIERAARAGKHIFCEKPVSMSSAETSRALQTAKEAGVLLQVGFNRRMDPNFRKLKQLVQAGELGRTHIVKITSRDPQPPGEAYVRSSGGMFMDMTIHDFDMARYLMGEEVAEVYTRGANLIDPMFGRCGDVDTAVITLTFTSGAICIIDNSRQAVYGYDQRVEVFGSQGAAVADNCRPTTVEVSTASAVTRDQPLHFFLERYNRAFTDEVAAFAQSIILQEPAVCSGYDGQQAQLIAEAALESHRTGLPVKLSAFAAEERSEEIEA, encoded by the coding sequence ATGGGAAATCAAGTTACAGCGGGTATTATTGGCGCCGGAAGAATCGGGCGTCTGCATGCTGATAATCTGCGTGTGATGCCGTCATATAAGCTGAAATCGATCTCGGAGGCTTACTTGAGCGAGGAACTGCTTGCGTGGGCTGACAGCCGTGGTCTCGGTAATGTTTTTACGGATGGGGATGACATTCTGAATGATCCCGAGATTGATGCGGTGTTTATCTGTACACCGACCGATACCCACGCTTCATGGATTGAACGGGCTGCACGTGCCGGAAAGCATATTTTCTGCGAAAAGCCGGTCAGCATGTCCTCGGCCGAGACGAGCCGGGCGCTGCAGACTGCCAAAGAGGCAGGCGTGCTGCTTCAGGTAGGCTTCAACCGACGGATGGACCCGAACTTCCGCAAGCTCAAGCAGCTCGTCCAGGCAGGCGAGCTGGGCAGAACGCATATTGTTAAGATTACTTCACGTGATCCGCAGCCGCCCGGTGAGGCCTATGTGCGCTCCTCCGGCGGAATGTTTATGGATATGACGATTCATGATTTCGATATGGCCCGCTATCTGATGGGCGAGGAAGTGGCCGAAGTATATACCCGTGGCGCCAATCTGATCGACCCGATGTTCGGCCGCTGCGGTGATGTGGATACAGCTGTGATTACGCTGACTTTTACCAGCGGTGCAATCTGCATTATTGATAACAGCCGGCAGGCTGTCTATGGTTATGACCAGCGGGTTGAGGTATTCGGCTCACAGGGAGCAGCTGTAGCTGATAACTGCCGCCCGACTACCGTAGAGGTGTCCACTGCTTCTGCTGTTACCCGTGATCAGCCGCTGCATTTTTTCCTGGAGCGTTACAACCGGGCGTTTACTGATGAAGTAGCTGCATTTGCCCAGTCAATTATTCTGCAGGAGCCGGCTGTCTGCAGCGGCTATGACGGTCAGCAGGCCCAGCTTATCGCTGAGGCTGCCCTGGAATCGCACCGGACCGGGCTTCCGGTCAAGCTGTCCGCTTTTGCGGCAGAGGAACGCTCGGAGGAGATAGAGGCCTAG